The genome window tttatattttctttgtttaaaacttCTAACATCTCCCTCTGTTCATCCAATCTTCTCCAGAGCTCTTTGAGCACcattatgatcattaccttgaactctctATTGACTAGATTACCCATCTCTTCTTCACTTAGTTCCTCTTtgggggttttatcttattcttttgtaTGAACCATATTTCTCTGTTGActtattttgcctaatttgctgtttttatttctatatctgATAGGTTGTTTATGTTTCCCAACCTTGGAaaagtggccttttgtaggagatgtcctatgcaTCCCAGCCATGCACATCCCCTGGTCACCAAAGCTATATGTTCTAGGGGTGCCCCTCTATGTGGACTGCATAGGTCCTTCTGTTATGGTGGGCTAGCTACTGTGGGTGCCCTGGAAGGCATGGATGGCCCTAGTTCCAGTTGGTTGCCAAGTCCTGACTTATGCAGAGGCCTCCAGTCACTCGTTGGTGGGGCTGGGTAACAAGGCTGCTGGCTGTATTGCCCCAGGGGATCCTGGGGCTAGTGCTTGCCCACTGATGGGTGGACCCAGGTTCTGGAGTGGATGGTTGTGGGACTTGGGGGTCTGGGATCTAGTGTCATTCCTGACACAGCTGACTGCAGGATCTGCAGTGTCCCAAAGCAGGTGTTGACCTGCTGGTGAGTGGTGCTGGATCCCAGgactctggctgcagggccttgGGGGTCCCAGGGCTGGTACTAGCCTGCTGGTGGATGGGCTGGGTCTTGGTACTAGAGGTTGCAGGGCTATggtggtcctggggctggtgtccaCTGCTGGTGGCTGGAGCTGGGGCCCAGGGGATCCCAGGGCTGGtttctgcccactggtgggtagagCTAGGGACTGGGGTCTCTGGTTGCAGGGTCCAGTGGTCCTTAAGctggtgttggcagggctggggcccagggggTTCCTGGGACTAGTGCCAGCTCACTGGTAGGCAGAGCTGGGTCTCAGGGTCTGAGGTTGGTGTCTCGGCCAGCTGGTGAGTTCCCAGGGCTAGCACTGATGCACTGGTGTGTGGAGGCAGGACCCTGGGTCTCTGGATGCAGGGTCTCGGGAggtcccagggctagtgctggcaTACTGGTGTGTGGGACcaggtcctgggccctctggtggacagggctgggtcctggggtATCTGTGGGCTCAGCGGTTCTAAGGCAGCAGCCCTGCTGGTGGGAAGGGCTGTGTCTCTGcctagttgcttggcctgaggtgttCCAGTACTGGTGCCCGCAGGCTAATGGGCGGGACCTGGTACCAGCACTAATAAGCTAGagagaggattccaaaatggcacttgccagcagCAGGGTCCTCGTGATAGAATGAGCTCCTCCAAATGGCCACCACCATCTCTGTCCCCAGGGTGAGTCCAGTTGTCCCCTGCTTCTCCAAGAGGCTCTCCAAggtcagcaagtgggtctgatcCAGTCTCCTATCAAATTGCTGCTTCTGCCCCAGGTCTCAGTGCATGTGAGATTTCatgtgcaccctttaagagtggagtctctattttcCACAGCCCCCTGATCTCACAAAAGTaggccccactggccttcaaagacAAATGTTCTGGCAGCTTATCTTCTCggtgcaggacccccaggctggagAGCCTATGTGGGGCTCAGATCACTCACTCCTTTAATAGGACCTCTACAATGTAATTATCCTCCCGTTTGCGGGGTGCCCACATAGCGGTATGTGTCACGACTATACCatatctctgcccctcctacctgttTCTTTgtagttccttctttatatttttagttttagaaggtcttttctgctagtctttcaGTTTTTTCTCACCAAtaattgctctgtaaatagttgtaatctTTGTGTGCCTATGGGAGGAGCTGAGTTCTTCTTCCTACTTCACCATTTTGGCCCCAtctcagttttatttaaatttaattttatatttcacctAAACTCCTTGTTTTCCACAAATCCTAtatttccatcttttcctttgtttggaaAGATGCCCCATGATTCCCCTGATGTGCAGTCTCTCTCATTGCTCCTGATGATCTTATGCTGATTGGGCTAAGGCAGAGGTAAAACAGGTGGTGATACAAGTAGAGAACAAAAGACCCTGTGGGCAGAATAAATGACTGCTTACATCCTCAAAATCATTTTTTTGTTAAGATATAGTTCAAGCTGAAGCTTTGGTCATCACGTTCTTATTGGAGgccataaaaaggagaaaagacagagggTAGAAGAGAAGCAGAAGGGACCCCAGTGAATGAATTAGCTTCTTTTAAGCAACTTTCCTAAAAGATCCACAAAACAAAGTTCAGGTTATATCCTATTTGCCACAACTTAGTCATATGGCTAAACCTAGCTGCAAGAGAGGTGAGCAAATATAGTCTTTAAATCCAAACATTGATCTGTTCAGctaaaatttgaaattcttttattaaaaatgtggGAGAATGGTGTTGTCTGGGCAACTAGCAGTCCCAGCCACATACAAGACCACTGTGCATGGTTGTGCTGGCTTAAGCAGTGCATGACTCCCATTAACAAACACCAAAATGTGAACGGTATCCCCTGGAGTTAGTTTCTTAATGTAGTGGCCTTAGCCACAGAACATTACAGATATGACTTGGAAGCCATATGAATGAGAAGGAAGtaaaaggaggagaggaaggagagatgtTGCCAAGATTTTAAGCCAAATGATGGGGGAAAATAGTTATGGCTCCCCCAAAAATGTGAATACACAAGGAGCCACAGGttagggaagagagaagagtaaTATGATTGGTTTGAGACAGCACATGTACAAGTCAAATGCTTCCTGTGCTgtaggcatttttttaaaaacatggactCAATCACAGTCATATTTCACTTTATAAAGGTGATCTCATATACCTAGTGTTATGACTGCAATTTCCTATAGAAAAGTAGGCATTTATCTAGTAGATCTTGTTCATGAGTTGGCTTCTCAACTCCTATTGCCCAGTGTAGAAAGACCcttcaaaatgcaaaattatttggatcattatttttcttttctaacatatCTCTGGATGGATAGAACAACTTTGGAAACATTTTAGATCTTCATTCTGATCGTTCAGTGTCTCAACTGTGATCCTAGTGTATTGGAATTATGCCTGATATACACTACATACTTCATTCACTGatctattcaaaaatatttattaagatccTCCTATATGTTCTAGGTGCTAAGTGTACAACAAGCAAAACAATGTTCCATCCTCCAGGGTGGGAGTAAAGGGGACAGTGATGagttataattaaaaatacagcCTTTTCACGAAGATGGCGCCGAAGGCGAAGAAGGAAGCCCCTGCCCCTCCTaaagccaaagccaaagccaaagccaAGGTTTTGAAGGCCAAGAAAGCAGTTTTGAAAGGCGtccacagccacaaaaaaaagaagatcCGGACGTCACCCACCTTCCCACGGCCCAAAACACTGCCGTTCAGGAGGCAACCAAAATATCCTCGGAAAAGCACCCCTAGGAGAAACAAGCTTGACCACTATGCCATCATCAGGTTTCCCCTCACCACTGAGTCAGCcatgaagaaaatagaagacaaCACCACACTGGTGTTCACTGTGGATGTCAAGGCCAACAAGCACCAAATTAAACAGGCTGTGAAGATCTATGACATAGACGTGGCTAAGGTGAACACCCTGATCAGGACTGATGCAGAGAAGGCATATGTTCGACTGGCTCCTGACTATGATGCTTTGGATGTTGCCAACAAAATTGGGATCATCTAAACTAAGTCCAGATGGCTAATTCTAAATATAGaagttttcacttaaaaaaaaaacagctaggTAAGGTGGATAGAGAGTGCCAAGAGAGGTGTTATTTTCAATAAAGAGGTCAGGAAAGACCTCTTTATTATGGTGATATTTGAGTAGAGATCTTCGAGAAGTAAATGAATATTATATGGATATCTGTGGGAATAGCTTTGGAATATCAAGTGTAAAGGACCTGAGACTGAAGGTGAGAGCAGGAGAGTATGAATCACTGATGAAGGTGgcagggatctttttttttttttaaataaatttatttatttattttattggctgtgttgggtcttcgttgctgcacacgggttttctctagttgcggtgcgcgggcttctcattgcagtggcctctcttgttgcacagaacaggctctaggtgcgtgggcttcagtagttgcagcacatgggctcaatagttgtggcttacaggtttagttgctccgcggcatgtggtatcttcctggggcagggatcgaactcgtgtcccctgcattgacaggcagattcttacccactgcgccacctaggaagtcccggagGCAGAGATCTTGAAGAAGATGATTACCCTTTAAGTAATGGGTAAAGACAATATGGAAATGTGTTCATTATGAtgtaatgaataaatgataaaatgaactCTAGGATCAGATGAAATATTTCAAgcttatttgaataaattataaCTTTGTTGGTAATGACATTGCTAGAACATTTCCTTCAAGAAAGGAAGACGATTCCTTTTATCATATACATAATAAGTTACACTCTCTTACACTGTACTGCACTAATTTAGAATAGATTACATTTAAGAATACTAAGTTTCAGAGCTGAGGACCAACTCTATTCTGTGTGAATCTGTAATGTTTATTGTGTGCCATATAACACTTCCTAACCAACCTGTCACTTCTATGATTTGCTCATCTAAGCCTATCAGGTTTAATGTCCTAAACCTATTGCAGATTATGAGGAAATGAACAGTCTCCCTGTGTCCAGAACAGATGGAtttctttttaactgaaaataaataatgcaCGGATTATATTGTCTAGATGAAAAACGCAAAAGTGAGTGACATTTTACTCCGACCTGGTGCATTTTAGTCACTTAAAATAATGAGTCCAAAGGAGAAGCTTGTTACTTCAGACCATATTGACACAGTGTCCAGGAACATGGATTCAAGAAGTTAACTGTATAATTAAGAATTCACTGAGCACCAGCGTCATATGTTGGGAATCTCCTAGAGTTTGAGAGATgaataaattgaaattaataaatatgtgaGGGAGACAATAACCATTTACCTGCTGTGACAGAGACTGGCTAGATGGtcaataaaactttttctttctcatcttcctgGGCACAGAGCTAAACTAAATGTCCCACCCTCTTCTGTAATTCAGTGACAGAGGACTGAGTTCTATTTAACAGAATATGAATAGAAGATATGTATCAGTTCTAGGACAGGCCAATGCAAATCAAGAAACAGTCCTTCATGGGCTTTCCCCTTCGCTGGCAATGTAGTTGGAGcacaggtttgttttttaatcacaaaaagACACTAAGAGTTCTACCATATATTTCCTTAGCAAACTGTATCAACatcttatatatatttaagttctGTCTTCCCCATTCGATTGTTAACATTCATGGTGTGTTAAGATACCATTGGGTTAAATGGTATCTTAAGATAAACTTCCAGTATCTAGCCACTACTAACTCTAAAATCCTTAACCTGGGACTCAAAACCTCTGTAAAATAGGGTTGATAACGCCTATATGATAAGAATAAGATGTACGTAAGACATTTAGCTCAGTATCTAGGGCTTATTATTAGTGCCCACTGCGTgaatcaaatacatatttttaaccttttctaCTAATTCCTTTGTGAATACTTATATCCTACACTTTAGTCAACCTACACTAATCACTATTCCTTAAACATACACTAAAGGATTGTTTCCTGGATCCCTATCATTTGAATATGTATTCACAAATTTTTGCTATAATTGAATATAAGTTGAAAATCTTATAATTATTTATCATTGTgattatataagaaaatgtcCACTTTTAGAAATGAACACTGAAATATATAGGGGTGAAATGATATAATATTTGAGATTTGTTTTCCAATCCTTCAGTAAAGCAAAAAGGAGGATAAATGAAGCAAATGTGACAAAATCTTGGTAACTTTATAATCTAGATGACAGCTATATAGGGGTTCATTATACTATTATTTCTACTATTgtgcatgtttaaaattttaataacaaaaaaataatttaaaataaatgtaccaTAGGTGAATTTGAACTTACCAAAGCAAGTGTCAGAGTTCATGATCTCATCCAGGATTAAGAGGCAATCCACTTATTTCAATGTCAGGGGATTGcagggagcagaaggaagaatTCCTTCATCGTCCCTAAACCAAAGGACAGCACGTAAGCCTTAGTGACTCTGGGGGAGAAAAATGACCTTAAGATTGACAAAATTTTTAGaagtcttattttctttaataaaaattcaaggacttccctggtggtgcagtggttaagaaccccccctgccaatgcaggggacacaggttcaagccctggtccgggaagatcccacatgctgtggagcaactaagcccatgtgccacaactattgagcctgcgctctagagcccaagtaccacaactactgaagccagcgcgcctagagccagtgttccacaagagaagccactgcaatgagaagcctgagcaccacaacaaagagtagcccccactcaccacaactagcgaaagcctgcgtgcagcaatgaacacctaacacagccataaataaataatttaaaaattttttaaaaagtcaagaacatgtaaaattttaaattattgtgaTTTTAAGTAAAATCCAAAAGtctcagaattgtgtaagatTGGCCAGGTAGAGTTTAGTGTAAACAGAAAGGACACCATAAGAATCCTAAATCATGGAGAAGCATGGAGATTACTTTAGAACTGTTTTCTAGAAGAAAGTGTCTTGTGCAGGGATATATCTAGGACAATGGAAACCTTGTGGAATGATGTCTTGTGCAGTGTTCTTAGTCTAACAGGAAGGACAAGAAGTTAATAAACAATCTATACATACATAGAGGATTTTCAACTGGGTAAAGCACATCCTTtagtgtcttatttttattttttcagagaaaaatcagatttctgaatTAGGTTTCTGAGATAGTTTCCAGTTGCAAAGGCTTATcctgtaatttttaatttcctttattttctttacaatgTAAAAACCAACCAATAATACATACTAGAGCTTCCAACAATTTAACCCAAAAATGCTTATTTCAGGAAGATTTCAGGAAGATAGAGTAAgcctcagagagaaaaaaaagtaataaactacAAGCACTTGAGGAAAATGTGTTAGCCAAATTCAGTTCATAATGAaggttaagaaattaaaatataattttgaaattgaaGAAAGATTACAGTGATATAGTAATTATACtataatgctttttaaatgtcTCAGTTGCATATGTAAAAAGGAATCTcttagaaggaaaaagacaaagagaaattgaaaatgtCTCGAGGAGTTTAACTATTTTAGTGCATCACTCCACAACAGAATGCTTTCTGATTGTTGAATACTTCAATTCCTTATCCAAATCATCTGTCTATTCTAGCAAGAAGCTTATTCTAGAATGGGAATTTGGATTTTGGAAAAACAATGAGATCCATAATCAAAAACACCATCACTTATGTGACAGATGGCAAATTATAATTCAATCTggttttcaatttataaaatgaaaacataaatactGACttcaagaaagtaaaatttatacTGAGGATTTCAGAGAAACCCTGAGTAGAGCAGGGAAAGCTTAAAGCTAGCCAGTCATTTATATAGTCATCATGTGACAGCCATGCAATTCAGGAGATCAACATGTTGACATTCATAATGCTTCCATATTTCTAGGGATAAGAATGTAGGCATAGAAAAAAGACCATTAACATAACATACATACAGGCCTTAATTCTGAATAATCAGTTAAGATATTAACTATTTATCTGAATAAACAACATATGAAAGCAACTGTGGAGTACCTATGTGGGGTACTGAGAATCATCTACACTGAgtgcaagccaaaaaaaaaaaagctgcattatctgtagaaaatttaaaaaccgtaataaaaacaacaaaaacctggtCAGCTTTAATTATCACCATGCTCTGGCAATTTTAAACAATGTCAGTGATAAAACACACTTCACCAGAAACACATTTTCTTGGTCCAAGGTCTAAACAATTCATGAAGTTACCGTTgagtttatatacacacacacacacacgcacacatatatacacacacacacatatatatattccaaatgaGCACATATTCATTAATAAGCATTGTATTGTACATAGAAGCAAATTTAGAGAATTCCCAGTTATACCAATGGCACATGACACATGACACACACAGACTCAGCTACAGAAGTTCCTTTGGAAAGTAACTTCAAAACGATTTAGAATTATTGAAGCTCACTTTGGGTGCAGTTCATGTCTCCAATCATCtggtacaacatatccttgtttaaactataatttcaaaataaataatgacagtgCAGTGAATGTCTCCACTTTTGGAGCAGTGTTCAGTATGCTTTCTTTATTAGTTTcatattgctgctgtaacaaacttaatggcttaaattttttaaacggctgcagttttcccttctgtaaaTGCAAAAATTAGTCTGTGCTCTTTCCCTACCTCCAAAAGATGTCATGGAGATAAATAACTGGAGAGGTACCACATTCTGAATAAATCACAAATATTTGCACACTATGTCAAGCCTGGCTTCATATCATCCAAATAATTCAGAGCTAGGACTCAAATCTCAAACTTTCTGGCCGCTAACTGCAATATTACCACCTATTAATAGGATCCCCCTTCTTCCAGTTTCCAATAACAACAGTAATTCCTTTTGATCTCTCAACAGCAGCATCCTTAAAGTCCATATTTCCACTGACAGTCTGTACAAGGCAATTTAGGCTTTCTCTGTCACGCTCCTCAATATTCTTCCAGCCTCCACCCActgcctgattccaaagccaTTCCCACACTTTAGGTACGTTACAGCAGCAGTCCACTTTCATTATCAAAGTCTGTGTAGTTTACTATGGCTCTATAACAAACAGCCACATAGttagtggcttaacacaat of Hippopotamus amphibius kiboko isolate mHipAmp2 chromosome X, mHipAmp2.hap2, whole genome shotgun sequence contains these proteins:
- the LOC130842316 gene encoding 60S ribosomal protein L23a-like, with translation MAPKAKKEAPAPPKAKAKAKAKVLKAKKAVLKGVHSHKKKKIRTSPTFPRPKTLPFRRQPKYPRKSTPRRNKLDHYAIIRFPLTTESAMKKIEDNTTLVFTVDVKANKHQIKQAVKIYDIDVAKVNTLIRTDAEKAYVRLAPDYDALDVANKIGII